The Bos indicus x Bos taurus breed Angus x Brahman F1 hybrid chromosome 3, Bos_hybrid_MaternalHap_v2.0, whole genome shotgun sequence genome includes a window with the following:
- the LOR gene encoding loricrin, translated as MSHQKKQPTPQPPVGCGKTSGGSGGVFYSGGGGGSGSCGSSGGGGGGGCSGGSIKYSGGGGSSGCEGYSSGGGSSGTVCYPSGGVSSGTVCHSSGGGSSGTICHSSGGGSSGTVCYPSGGVSSGTVCHSSGGGSSGTVCYPSGGVSSGTVCHSSGGGSSGTVCYSSGGGGSSGQQVQCQSYGGVSSGGGSGCGGVSSGGGSACGVISSGDGSGCGGISSGGGCGAISSGGGSGCGGISSGGGSGYFSSSQTSQTPCLPQQSYGGGSSGAGCGGGSSGVSGCFSSGGGGSGSVCLGGSSGGGGGCISSGGDGSGSGCGGGSSGGASGGGKGVPVCHQTQQKQAPTWPGK; from the coding sequence ATGTCTCACCAGAAAAAGCAGCCCACCCCTCAGCCCCCAGTGGGCTGTGGGAAAACCTCTGGCGGCAGCGGCGGCGTCTTCTAtagcggcggcggcggtggctcTGGTAGCTGCGGCAGCTCCGGgggtggtggcggcggcggctgctCAGGTGGAAGTATCAAGTATTCCGGGGGCGGCGGCAGCTCCGGCTGCGAAGGCTACTCCTCCGGCGGCGGCTCCTCCGGTACCGTCTGCTACCCCAGCGGCGGCGTCTCCTCCGGTACCGTCTGCCACTCCAGCGGCGGCGGCTCCTCCGGTACCATCTGCCACTCCAGCGGCGGCGGCTCCTCCGGTACCGTCTGCTACCCCAGCGGCGGCGTCTCCTCCGGTACTGTCTGCCACTCCAGCGGCGGCGGCTCCTCCGGTACCGTCTGCTACCCCAGCGGCGGCGTCTCCTCCGGTACCGTCTGCCACTCCAGCGGCGGCGGCTCCTCGGGTACCGTCTGCTACTCCAGCGGCGGCGGTGGCTCCTCCGGCCAGCAGGTCCAGTGCCAGAGCTACGGAGGCGTCTCTAGTGGGGGCGGCTCCGGCTGCGGCGGAGTCTCCTCCGGGGGCGGCTCTGCCTGCGGCGTCATCTCCTCCGGGGACGGCTCCGGCTGCGGCGGCATCTCCTCCGGGGGCGGCTGCGGGGCCATCTCCTCTGGGGGCGGCTCCGGCTGCGGCGGGATCTCCTCCGGGGGTGGCTCCGGATACTTCTCGTCCTCCCAGACCTCCCAGACCCCGTGCTTGCCCCAGCAGAGCTACGGAGGAGGCTCATCCGGCGCCGGCTGCGGCGGCGGTTCCTCCGGGGTCAGCGGCTGCTTTTCCAGCGGTGGCGGCGGCAGTGGATCCGTCTGCCTGGGAGGCTCctccgggggcggcggcggctgcaTCTCTAGCGGTGGGGACGGCAGCGGTTCCGGCTGCGGCGGCGGCTCCTCCGGGGGTGCTTCCGGGGGCGGCAAGGGCGTCCCAGTCTGCCATCAGACCCAGCAGAAGCAGGCGCCTACCTGGCCAGGCAAGTAA